In one window of Brenneria goodwinii DNA:
- a CDS encoding efflux RND transporter permease subunit, translating to MVRLFIFRPVATLLLTLSILLLGMLGYRLLPVAPLPQVDFPTIMVTGSLAGASPETMAATVATPLERALGQIAGITEMTSSSSSGSTNIILQFELNRDINGAARDVQAAINAARSMLPSSMTTLPTYRKANPSDAPIVMLALTSATRPPGELYDLADSKIDQKIAQVQGVGEVSLMGSALPAVRIDLQPQKLTHFGISLDTVRAAIADNTTNLPKGILNGVSQSWMVDGNGQLGKAAQYRNLIVSYQDGRAIRLSDVATVYDAIEDKYKAGYYNQVPAVMIGVTRQAGANMLQTIDAVKALLPELQKDLPADTQLKLVVDRSTTVRASLYDTEETLLIAVLLVIAVVFVFLRNVQAVIIPALALPVSLIGTCAVMYLLDYSLDNLSLMALIIATGFVVDDAIVVLENITRYIEAGLSPVRASLKGAREVSSTVLSMTLSLVAVFIPILLMGSVVGRLFREFAVTLTVSLLISMLVSLTLTPMLCSRLLKRKPAVTRRPHPFYQWIENQLSALLAAYARGLAWVMQHQRLTLFSLLLTVALNIFLYTVVQKGFFPTQDTGLLMGMVRADQNISFQAMKPKMEQAAKLISADPDVAGVMASMGSGAFGSRNSANFFVQLKDFNERSATASEIANRLTAKAQRLAGMQLFLMAAQDLRVGGRSANASYQYTLQADDLDTLRIWTPKVQAALAQIPQLTSVDSDAQSGGQEVMINIDRDKATRMGVNVNMLDTLLNNAFSQRKIATLYHTLNQYHVVMSLDDSFTSNPDTLKDLLVVNDDGEQVPLSAFVTFSSDTAPLSVAHQGQSAASTVAFNLQDGVSLEQAQALIKNAMAQIGLPTDVQGGYSGTAREFGELTASMPWLILAALAAVYIVLGMLYESYIHPLTILSTLPSAGVGALLLLLLTNTQLTVIALIGILLLIGIVKKNAIMMIDFALMAERQQGMSPQQAITQACLMRFRPIMMTTLAAFFGALPLALGSGGDADLRSPLGLAIAGGLALSQLLTLFTTPVVYLYLDRASRATRRQWQRLRHVE from the coding sequence ATGGTACGGCTGTTTATCTTCCGTCCGGTCGCCACACTGCTGCTGACGCTGTCGATCCTGCTGCTTGGCATGCTGGGGTATCGTTTACTGCCGGTGGCGCCGCTGCCGCAGGTGGATTTCCCCACCATTATGGTGACCGGCTCGCTGGCCGGCGCCAGCCCGGAAACCATGGCTGCCACGGTGGCGACGCCGCTGGAGCGGGCGCTGGGGCAGATCGCCGGTATTACCGAAATGACCTCCAGCAGTTCGTCCGGCAGCACCAACATCATTTTACAGTTTGAATTGAACCGCGATATCAACGGCGCGGCGCGCGACGTTCAGGCGGCGATCAATGCCGCCCGCAGCATGCTGCCCAGCAGCATGACGACGCTGCCCACCTACCGCAAGGCCAACCCTTCCGACGCGCCGATCGTTATGCTGGCGCTCACCTCCGCGACGCGTCCGCCCGGCGAACTCTATGACCTGGCGGACAGCAAGATCGACCAGAAGATCGCCCAGGTGCAGGGAGTCGGGGAAGTGTCGCTTATGGGCAGCGCGCTGCCGGCGGTGCGTATCGATCTCCAGCCGCAAAAGCTGACCCATTTCGGCATATCGCTGGATACGGTGCGCGCGGCCATCGCCGATAACACCACCAATCTGCCGAAAGGCATCCTGAACGGCGTCAGCCAGTCGTGGATGGTGGACGGCAACGGCCAGTTGGGCAAGGCGGCGCAGTACCGCAATCTGATCGTCAGCTATCAGGACGGGCGCGCGATTCGCTTGAGCGACGTGGCGACGGTGTACGACGCGATCGAAGACAAATACAAGGCCGGTTACTACAACCAGGTGCCGGCGGTGATGATTGGCGTGACGCGCCAGGCGGGCGCCAACATGCTGCAGACCATTGATGCGGTCAAGGCGCTGCTGCCGGAACTGCAGAAGGATCTGCCGGCGGATACGCAGTTGAAGCTGGTGGTGGACCGCTCCACTACCGTACGCGCCTCGCTGTACGATACCGAAGAGACGCTGCTGATCGCCGTGCTGTTGGTGATCGCCGTGGTGTTTGTGTTCCTGCGCAACGTGCAGGCGGTGATTATTCCGGCGTTGGCGCTGCCGGTATCGCTGATCGGTACCTGCGCGGTGATGTACCTGCTGGACTATAGCCTCGACAACCTGTCGCTGATGGCGCTGATCATCGCCACCGGTTTCGTGGTGGATGACGCCATCGTGGTGCTGGAAAACATCACCCGCTATATCGAAGCGGGGCTTAGCCCGGTGCGGGCGTCGCTGAAAGGGGCGCGCGAGGTCAGTTCCACCGTGCTGTCCATGACCTTGTCGCTGGTGGCGGTATTTATCCCGATCCTGCTGATGGGCAGCGTGGTGGGGCGGTTGTTCCGCGAATTTGCGGTGACGCTGACGGTGTCGCTTCTGATCTCGATGCTGGTGTCGCTGACCCTGACGCCGATGCTCTGTTCGCGGCTGCTGAAACGCAAACCGGCGGTGACGCGGCGTCCGCATCCGTTTTACCAGTGGATCGAAAATCAGCTCAGCGCACTGCTGGCGGCCTACGCCCGCGGGCTGGCGTGGGTGATGCAGCATCAGCGCCTGACGCTGTTCAGCCTGCTGCTCACCGTGGCGCTCAACATCTTCCTTTATACCGTGGTGCAGAAGGGGTTCTTCCCCACGCAGGATACCGGGCTGCTGATGGGCATGGTGCGCGCCGACCAGAACATCTCATTCCAGGCGATGAAGCCCAAGATGGAGCAGGCCGCCAAACTGATCTCCGCGGATCCGGACGTGGCCGGGGTGATGGCGTCGATGGGCAGCGGCGCGTTCGGCTCGCGCAACAGCGCCAACTTTTTCGTGCAACTGAAAGACTTTAATGAGCGCAGCGCGACGGCGAGCGAAATCGCCAACCGCCTGACCGCCAAGGCGCAACGCCTCGCCGGCATGCAGCTGTTCCTGATGGCGGCGCAGGATTTGCGCGTCGGCGGACGCAGCGCCAACGCCAGCTACCAGTACACCCTGCAGGCGGACGATCTCGATACCCTGCGCATCTGGACGCCGAAGGTGCAGGCGGCGCTGGCGCAGATCCCGCAGTTGACCAGCGTGGATTCCGACGCGCAGAGCGGCGGGCAGGAAGTGATGATCAATATCGACCGCGACAAGGCCACGCGGATGGGGGTGAACGTCAATATGCTTGATACCCTGTTGAACAACGCGTTCAGCCAGCGCAAGATAGCCACCCTGTACCACACGCTCAACCAGTATCATGTGGTGATGTCGCTGGACGACAGCTTTACCAGCAACCCGGACACGCTCAAAGATCTGTTGGTGGTCAACGACGACGGCGAGCAAGTGCCGCTCTCCGCCTTCGTCACCTTCAGCAGCGACACCGCGCCGCTGTCGGTGGCGCATCAGGGGCAGTCCGCCGCCAGCACCGTCGCCTTCAATCTACAGGACGGCGTTTCGCTGGAGCAGGCGCAGGCGCTGATTAAAAACGCCATGGCGCAGATCGGCCTGCCGACCGACGTGCAGGGCGGATACAGCGGCACCGCCCGCGAATTCGGCGAACTGACCGCCTCCATGCCGTGGCTGATTCTGGCGGCGCTGGCGGCGGTCTACATCGTGCTGGGGATGCTGTATGAAAGCTATATCCATCCGTTGACCATTTTGTCGACGTTGCCGTCGGCCGGCGTCGGGGCGCTGCTGTTGCTGCTGCTGACCAACACGCAACTGACGGTGATCGCGCTGATTGGCATCCTGCTGCTGATCGGCATCGTGAAAAAGAACGCCATTATGATGATCGACTTTGCGCTGATGGCCGAACGCCAGCAGGGCATGTCGCCGCAGCAGGCGATCACGCAAGCCTGTCTGATGCGCTTTCGCCCGATTATGATGACCACGCTGGCGGCCTTTTTCGGCGCGTTGCCGTTGGCATTAGGCAGCGGCGGCGATGCCGACCTGCGCAGCCCGCTCGGCCTGGCGATTGCCGGCGGCTTGGCGCTTAGCCAGCTGCTTACGCTGTTCACCACGCCGGTGGTGTACCTCTATCTTGATCGCGCCAGCCGCGCCACTCGTCGTCAGTGGCAGCGTTTGCGCCATGTTGAATGA